A region of the Arenibacter antarcticus genome:
TACTTTTTTTCACCTGCATTTGTGAAGATGAAACCGTTGTTTTTCCTTTGTAAGAAAGCAACATCCAGCCACTATGCTGTCCTGCTTTTGTTGGATGATTTGGCCCGAATAAAGGGTAATCGCCATAGCTGGTGTTGGAATACATTAATCCTTCATCATCAAAATAAGTGGGGAACATGGATAGACGACGTTCCCAATGAGAATTTGAAGCCAATGCCATGGTAGCAAAATGCCAGTATTGGCCATTGGTTTGTTTCACGGTAATACCATGGCCTGCCCCATTAGCAAAACCGCCCGGCTTGAAACTCATGGGATTATTCTTCATGTAAGTAAAAGGACCAAGTGGGGTTTCACCAATATAAGCAGCATCGGCATACACATTAAATTGCGTCCCGGGCGCAGCATACTGTAAATAGTATTTCCCGTCGTGTTTGGTCATCGAGGCACCTTCCATGTATCCCTCCTTTAAGGTTGGATGGTAATTATTTTCGCCAAAACGTTCCCAACCATGTTCTTCTTCAACCAAATTGAAAAGTTCTTTCTCAACTCCGGTTTCAAGAAAACGATCGTCTTTATTCAGCATTTTCACACGAAGGGGATGTTTGTTTGACGAGCCCCAATACAGATAGGTTTTCCCGTCGTCATCAATAAACAACTCCGAATCTTGGAGGTTTTTGGTAATTGAAGCGGTAGGTGTCCACTCCCCTTTTTTTGGGTCATCGGTATAAAGAATACTTCCGTAACCTGCGGGATCACCTGCAAAATATACCAGCGAATCTTTATAATTGAATGCGGTTGGGGCATTGGAACCCTCGAAAAACCATTGTTTAGGTTTAATAAATTCCCAGTTAATCAAATCGGTGGAATGCCAATAACCAAAAGACCGAGTGACAAACATGTAGTATTCACCACGAAATTCGATTACTGCGGGATCTGCACCGGAACGGTAGGAAATATTCTTACTCGAATTATAAACCATATAGGTATAATCAATATCCAGAGGATTGATATAAGTTTCCGGAACCACTTCCTGTGCATATATTATTACACTTACTAGTAAAACCGCTGTTGTAATTATTTTTTTAAAATTTTTCATCTGGTTCCGTTTTACACAATTTTATGATTGCAAAATTCTTTGGTCGTTCTCTATTCAGATCGTTTTAGTGAAAACAACCAGGGCAATAAATCAGGCTCAGCAAAAACCGAATCCCAACTGTTATGATTGGCATCACTATAAAGGGTGAGATTTGGATACCCACCATATTCCATAATTTTTGCAGCTATATCCAATGACAATCGTGGGTCTACTACATTATCCCGTGCCCCATGAAAAATCCACAAGGGAACTTTATC
Encoded here:
- a CDS encoding family 43 glycosylhydrolase; protein product: MKNFKKIITTAVLLVSVIIYAQEVVPETYINPLDIDYTYMVYNSSKNISYRSGADPAVIEFRGEYYMFVTRSFGYWHSTDLINWEFIKPKQWFFEGSNAPTAFNYKDSLVYFAGDPAGYGSILYTDDPKKGEWTPTASITKNLQDSELFIDDDGKTYLYWGSSNKHPLRVKMLNKDDRFLETGVEKELFNLVEEEHGWERFGENNYHPTLKEGYMEGASMTKHDGKYYLQYAAPGTQFNVYADAAYIGETPLGPFTYMKNNPMSFKPGGFANGAGHGITVKQTNGQYWHFATMALASNSHWERRLSMFPTYFDDEGLMYSNTSYGDYPLFGPNHPTKAGQHSGWMLLSYKGKTTVSSSQMQVKKSTSTYDDYDITEMPLEKNSESEIISKLLTDESPKSFWVAESNNDEQWVKIEMPSPGNIYAFQLNFHDQESGIYTRTEGLRHRFTLEVSEEGKNWETVVDRSGSYKDAPNAYIPLNQPIRGKYVRYNNVEVPGNNLALSEIRVFGKGLGKKPEKVKGFEISREEDRRDASFIWNAVKGAQGYNIRWGIAPDKLYHSWLIYDVNEHFMRNLDRDTRYYFSIEAFNENGISDKTEVQEVK